Below is a genomic region from Vanessa atalanta chromosome W, ilVanAtal1.2, whole genome shotgun sequence.
CTCCTAATATTGGTTGTTTGACGTCTGCAATTACGAAATCCCATCGATAAGGTCggcgtaaattaaaatttaatataagcgATCTCACTCCTTACGTTTTAATTTGTGTCCCGTTTGCGGCGAATAACGCATAGTCACTACACTTGCGGGTTTTATCTAATTTTGTTACTGGTAAAACGGAAACATTAGCGccagtatcaattaaaaaatataaacctgtATTGCGGTCCATGATGCGTAGGCGGCGACAAGGAGAGACAGCACAGAGATCCGCCTGTGTCTGCGCCTCTTCTAGTTTTCCGGGTGTTTTCTCCACGCGCAAGGTTCTGCACATTTGATTGCCCTCGCGCGGAAACGGTGATGGTAATAGCATAGCCAATCTGGGCTCTCCGGAGTGCGCCGCGGTCTTTGTGACGAAGGATCACGACTTCGATTTCGGGATGTTGAGCGTGTGCGACCGCCATCTCGACGGTGTTGAAATCTTGGCCTTGTTCTTTTTAATTCCGCAACTTCGCACCTAAGTTTGGCTATTTCTGCCATTATCCGATCGGTATCGGTCGACGTGTGGGGCTTTACATGGGCTATTTCCGCGATCTGCATGGGTTTCGAAGTTTCCACGATCTTGTCGGCGATGACGGCGAGATTTTCCAACTCCTTAACCTCGGTGACTGCAAGTCCGGCGCGGACTGACGATGGAAGGTGTCCTTGCCACAGTATACGGAGAGTGTCATCCGGAATTTTATCTCTAGCGAGGTCTCTCATCCGCCTCAAAAGTTGTGAGGGTTTTTGTTCCCCCAGCTCCATCTCGCTCAACAGTTTTTAAAATTGGCGAGTCTCCGATTCTTCAAACACGGTCAATAAACGGGCCTTGAGAGCTTCATACTTTTTGACCTCCGGCGGATGCAAAAGAATATCGCTCACCTGTTGCACTACATCCTTCCCCAATTTGGCGATCACGTGGTTGAATTTTACTTCATCACTGAATTTTTACGGGTTGAGTACTGCCTCGCATTGTACGAACCATAGTCTCGGCTGGTCGCACCAGAATTCGGGAATTCTCGAGGTTACTGTGATTGACGCTAACTCCACTACATCCGATTGTGATCTTATTAGTGTAGTCATGGTCCttttctacttaaaaaaaaccttacagGTAGATCACGCCGGGGTCACCACTTTAGAGTAATCCTATATGGTGATAGTTACGGGATGTAGAAATAATATGCGAGACTTCTTAGTTGACACGTTTATTTGTCGCTACAGTTGGTAAGCGAGTGAGTTTTCAGAGGTGTCGCGCTAACATTTATaccaaacacaaaatatatactaagcACTATTTGTACCCCTACAGTATTATTATCCGTCTTCCCCAAGCCTTTAATGGAtacgtttatgtttatattgaattggTATAACAGTgacttaactttattttctcTATAAAGTAATGTTAAGCCTTTCGTGCTACTTATATTTAgtcggtatatatatatatatatatatatatatatatatatatatatatatatatatatatatatttgtgaactataatttttcactgatttcattgaatatagcaatatttttgttcCGCTCCTCTTTGGCTTTTCTCATATTTTGTATGTcatctttattgtattgtaatctgaaTTTGATGTTTATGGACTCAGTTTCAATGACGTCGATTAATTCCTAACATCGTTTAAGGTCACCATCGAATTGTACTATATTTTACTGGGTAGGCATCACTAACTCATCACATATGTTACCtccaaacggcaatacttagcGTTTTTGTGTGTCtgattgaaggttgagtgagcacTGAGCGAGTGTTACTACAGACGCAacgggcataacatcttagttccctaggttggcggagcattggcgatgtaaagaatggtaattttttcttacgacgccaatgtctatgggcggtggtgagcatTCTGCCCGTGCCAACcttttttctataaactttAGAGTCGCTTTTGTCTTGAACGGTTTTGATTTAGTTCTGGTGATATAAGCTATTTAAGTCACAGTGGATAGCTTTCTTAATAGTCTCATTAAGAGCGTTAATCTTACATCCCATTTTGTACACTGCACTTCCTCTAGAAGTTCATAAAGCGCAAGGCTTTAATATCGACATTAAAAATACGAGTTTCGCAAGAAGCCAGAGCCCTTGTATGGCAGCCTTTTCTCATCCTGAGATTCTTAGCATCATCCATCCCGACGGAACCGAAGCCGGTACCGCAACTGGGAATAGCCGGGCTGCTGGGGACTGAGGGCCGTCGATCTGATGCGGTATTTATTTTGAGGGTCACGCTAGCCAGGCGGTATGGCGAGTTTTTCGATTAAATTGGTCTGCTGCACACTTGCCCCGCCCACGAGGAGAGAAACTGGTGAGCAGCACCAGTTACCGGGACGGGTACGCTGGGTGGTGTGACTCGGAATTGAGTTTCTAGCGGTATACATAGTTGAAGTATTGATAATGAAATATGTCGCATCCTTATCTCTCACCCGAATGCCCTCAGAAGCCCCCTTTCTTGTCCTGCCCCACTCGTTCGTTGTACTTAAACTtgattgtattgtaatctgaaTTCCATGATCTCTTTGGCGTCCAGCCACatattcattcaaaatgtatatacatacacattcaTCCACAAAGACATtcacgaattaaaataaaaaataattcaaattaaagtattatattcacCCGATTTAAATATCGGATTAACGGCGGAACAGATGATCGCATTCAGtacaatggatttaatatcttatCTCTTGTGACGTTAATTTGGGTTCGATCCCTCGACGGTCGCGCCTACCTGTGCGAGCGCATCGTCCATCAGTCGGTCATTCGGTCAGTCGAGAATCTATTACCGACGTAAAATCCGTACCCCATTACGCTTACTCGCTGTTAAGGCTcaatttatatagatacatatctgTATCTACgtgtttaattttgtcattcGTGCTTGTGCTTATTTGTTCtttctaaatatgtatatataaattgtgtaatgTTCTTTGTTTTCTGTATTGTGTATATAGATTATCTCGtgtgtaatatgttatatatttatatggactTGTGcgtgagtattatttattaaccgacCAGACACTCGCATAAAGTTAATATCTCCACTCGCCACCATCATATCTCAAGATCAAGTCTTAACGATGACCCTGGCAAAATACATATGAATTCACGTGAGTATTATTATCCGTCTTCCCCAAGCCTTTAATGGAtacgtttatgtttatattgaattggTATAACAGTgacttaactttattttctcTATAAAGTAATGTTAAGCATTTCGTGTTACTTATATTTAGTCggtatatatgtcggaggaagcCATTGATGGAGTTGCttgttgattattaaataacattattatcgtAATTTAAGTAACGACCAATCAGAGCAGAGCACGTGGCTTGAGTGAGGTCGAGGCGTCATCTTTATATAAGGCAGTTTGACGGTTGTCACAAGCGGAGTTGTAAATTGGGAATGGATCGAGTTGGGTCCTTGAAGTTGGTTTATTGGTGGTGTTAAGAAGTGGCGCTTTGAACTCACTGCTCGGTCGTAACAGTTAAAACTTCTCtttctgattattattaattatcggtTTGAGTGTGTAACTTTGATTTTGTCTGATTTAAACGTgctgaaactaaattaaatattgtgaaaactATAATCAACGTGTTTTGTGTTCGCACTTTACCCTCATGACGCCCACTAAGCCCGTAACCATTGACAACGATGGCAACAAAAATGAtgttctccgacatatatatatatttgtgaactataatttttcactgatttcattgaatatagcaatatttttgttcCGCTCCTCTTTGGCTTTTCTCATATTTTGTATGTcatctttattgtattgtaatctgaaTTTGATGTTTATGGACTCAGTTTCAATGACGTCGATTAATTCCTAACATCGTTTAAGGTCACCATCGAATTGTACTATATTTTACTGGGTAGGCATCACTAACTCATCACATATGTTACCtccaaacggcaatacttagcGTTTTTGTGTGTCtgattgaaggttgagtgagcacTGAGCGAGTGTTACTACAGACGCAacgggcataacatcttagttccctaggttggcggagcattggcgatgtaaagaatggtaattttttcttacgacgccaatgtctgtgggcggtggtgagcatTCTGCCCGTGCTAACcttttttctataaactttAGAGTCGCTTTTGTCTTGAACGGTTTTGATTTAGTTCTGTTGATATAAGCTATTTAAGTCACAGTGGATAGCTTTCTTAATAGTCTCATTAAGAGCGTTAATCTTACATCCCATTTTGTACACTGCACTTCCTCTAGAAGTTCATAAAGCGCAAGGCTTTAATATCGACATTAAAAATAAGAGTTTCGCAAGAAGCCAGAGCCCTTGTATG
It encodes:
- the LOC125075582 gene encoding uncharacterized protein LOC125075582 gives rise to the protein MELGEQKPSQLLRRMRDLARDKIPDDTLRILWQGHLPSSVRAGLAVTEVKELENLAVIADKIVETSKPMQIAEIAHVKPHTSTDTDRIMAEIAKLRCEVAELKRTRPRFQHRRDGGRTRSTSRNRSRDPSSQRPRRTPESPDWLCYYHHRFRARAIKCAEPCAWRKHPEN